A portion of the Juglans microcarpa x Juglans regia isolate MS1-56 chromosome 1D, Jm3101_v1.0, whole genome shotgun sequence genome contains these proteins:
- the LOC121237749 gene encoding probable protein phosphatase 2C 13 — translation MIASKNMVAEAEVICQPSLPVLDVKYHLRVAPTQEHNLPIDVVASPSSSSISADMSRFDSVVNCSDTIKDAVIIEASAAKFVPNIRSGSYADIGPRISMDDEHIQIDDLSSYMGSLFRCHMPSAFYAVFDGHGGPDAATYIKKNAMRLLFEDADLPQTSDIDAIYLKELENSHRKAFLLADLALANECSVSNSCGTTALTALILGRHLLVANAGDCRAVLCRKGLAVEMSQDHKPSYLPELKRVEELGGNINDGYLNGLSVTRALGDWDLKFPPGSASPLIAEPDVQQVVLTADDEFLIIGCDGIWDVMSSQCAVSFVRRGLRKYDDPQQCARELVMEALRLNTTDNITVIVICLSCPSREHAVESYPRRPRWRPCCLSEEARHRLKSLLEGN, via the exons ATGATCGCTAGCAAGAACATGGTGGCTGAGGCTGAGGTTATCTGCCAGCCGAGCCTCCCCGTGCTGGACGTGAAGTATCATCTGCGCGTGGCTCCCACCCAAGAACACAACCTTCCGATCGACGTGGTGGcctccccttcttcttcttcgatctCTGCCGATATGTCACGCTTCGATTCC GTGGTTAATTGCTCAGACACCATTAAAGATGCCGTCATCATAGAAGCTTCTGCCGCAAAGTTTGTTCCAAATATTCGTTCTGGTAGCTATGCTGATATTGGACCAAGGATATCCATGGATGATGAACACATTCAAATTGATGATCTATCTTCCTACATGGGTTCCTTGTTCAGGTGCCATATGCCTAGTGCTTTTTATGCAGTATTTGATGGTCATGGAGGGCCTGATGCAGCTacttatattaagaaaaatgctatgaGATTATTGTTTGAAGATGCTGATTTGCCACAAACATCTGATATAGATGCCATCTACTTAAAAGAGTTGGAGAATTCTCATCGAAAAGCATTTTTATTGGCAGATCTTGCCTTGGCCAATGAATGCAGTGTTAGCAATTCCTGTGGAACAACAGCACTGACTGCACTAATACTTGGAAGGCATTTACTGGTTGCAAATGCTGGTGACTGTCGAGCGGTACTCTGCCGGAAAGGACTAGCTGTTGAGATGTCTCAAGATCATAAGCCTTCTTATCTACCAGAACTAAAGCGAGTTGAGGAATTAGGTGGCAACATCAATGACGGGTATCTCAATGGTCTCAGTGTCACCCGAGCCCTTGGAGACTGGGACTTGAAATTTCCACCTGGTTCTGCATCACCTCTCATCGCTGAACCAGATGTTCAGCAGGTTGTGTTAACAGCTGATGATGAGTTCTTGATTATAGGTTGTGATGGGATCTGGGATGTCATGTCTAGCCAGTGTGCAGTCAGTTTTGTCCGCCGAGGATTGAGGAAGTATGATGATCCACAGCAGTGTGCCAGGGAACTGGTCATGGAAGCATTACGCTTAAATACAACCGATAATATCACTGTGATTGTTATCTGCTTATCTTGCCCTTCTCGTGAACATGCCGTTGAGTCATATCCTAGACGACCACGGTGGAGGCCTTGTTGTCTTTCTGAGGAGGCACGACATAGATTGAAGAGCTTGCTAGAAGGGAACTGA
- the LOC121237664 gene encoding dihydrolipoyl dehydrogenase 1, mitochondrial, translating to MALASFARRRAYLLSRNLSNSTSDVFKYSHSLTAFSRGFASSGSDDNDVVVIGGGPGGYVAAIKAAQLGLKTTCIEKRGTLGGTCLNVGCIPSKALLHSSHMYHEATHAFANHGVKFSSVEVDLPAMMAQKDKAVANLTRGIEGLFKKNKVNYVKGYGKFISPSEVSVDTPDGGTTIVKGKNIIVATGSDVKSLPGITIDEKRIVSSTGALALSGIPKKLVVIGAGYIGLEMGSVWGRIGSEISVVEFAPDIVPTMDGEIRKQFQRSLEKQGMKFMLKTKVVGVDTSENGVKLTLEPAAGGDQTTLEADVVLVSAGRTPFTAGLGLDKIGVETDKIGRILVNERFSTNVPGVFAIGDVIPGPMLAHKAEEDGVACVEFIAGKVGHVDYDKVPGVVYTHPEVASVGKTEEQVKALGVDYRVGKFPFMANSRAKAIDDAEGLVKILAEKETDKILGVHIMAPNAGELIHEAAIALQYDASSEDIARVCHAHPTMSEALKEAAMATYDKPIHI from the exons atggctcTGGCAAGCTTTGCGAGACGTAGGGCGTACTTGCTCTCGAGGAATCTCTCGAATTCCACCTCCGATGTGTTCAAGTACTCCCACTCCCTCACTGCCTTCTCCCGAGGATTCGCGTCCTCGGGATCTGATGATAACGACGTCGTCGTTATTGGAGGTGGGCCTGGTGGCTACGTCGCCGCCATCAAAGCCGCCCAGCTTGGCCTCAAGACCACCTGTATTGAGAAGCGTGGGACTCTTGGCGGCACCTGCCTCAACGTCGGCTGCATCCCGTCCAAG gCTCTTCTGCATTCCTCTCACATGTATCATGAAGCCACGCATGCATTTGCCAACCATGGAGTGAAGTTTTCTTCTGTTGAGGTTGATTTACCTGCCATGATGGCCCAAAAAGATAAAGCTGTGGCTAATCTTACTCGAGGAATTGAAGGCTTGTTCAAGAAGAACAAAGTGAACTATGTCAAAGGTTATGGCAAGTTCATTTCTCCCTCTGAAGTTTCTGTGGATACCCCTGATGGTGGTACCACCATTGTTAAAGGCAAGAATATCATAGTTGCTACTGGTTCTGATGTCAAATCTCTACCTGGTATCACCATTGATGAGAAGAGAATTGTATCATCAACGGGCGCTTTAGCTTTGTCTGGAATCCCAAAGAAACTTGTGGTCATTGGAGCAGGCTACATCGGCCTAGAGATGGGTTCAGTCTGGGGCCGTATAGGCTCAGAGATATCTGTTGTTGAGTTTGCCCCAGATATTGTCCCAACCATGGATGGGGAAATTCGTAAGCAATTTCAGCGTTCCCTTGAGAAGCAAGGGATGAAATTCATGCTCAAGACTAAGGTGGTAGGAGTTGATACTTCTGAAAATGGTGTGAAGCTGACCCTTGAACCAGCTGCAGGTGGTGACCAGACCACACTTGAAGCTGATGTTGTTCTTGTCTCTGCTGGCAGAACTCCATTCACAGCTGGACTTGGACTGGACAAAATAGGTGTGGAAACAGATAAGATTGGACGGATTTTAGTCAATGAAAGATTTTCTACAAATGTGCCAGGTGTTTTTGCAATTGGTGATGTAATTCCTGGACCAATGTTAGCCCACAAGGCAGAAGAAGATGGGGTTGCTTGTGTAGAGTTTATAGCAGGTAAGGTAGGTCATGTGGATTATGACAAGGTCCCTGGGGTTGTCTACACTCACCCTGAGGTTGCTTCTGTTGGAAAGACTGAGGAGCAGGTGAAGGCACTTGGTGTTGATTACCGTGTTGGAAAGTTCCCTTTCATGGCGAATAGCAGGGCCAAAGCAATTGATGATGCAGAGGGGTTGGTCAAGATACTGGCTGAAAAGGAGACAGACAAGATATTGGGAGTCCATATTATGGCGCCCAATGCAGGTGAGCTCATTCATGAGGCAGCGATAGCCTTACAGTATGATGCCTCAAGTGAGGATATTGCGCGTGTTTGCCATGCGCATCCAACAATGAGCGAGGCATTGAAGGAAGCTGCCATGGCCACTTATGACAAGCCCATTCACATTTAG